One window of the Choristoneura fumiferana chromosome 18, NRCan_CFum_1, whole genome shotgun sequence genome contains the following:
- the LOC141437883 gene encoding zinc finger protein 706-like yields the protein MARGQQKLQSQAKAAEKQSKLKKQQGHSATEQKKAAQKALIHVCVLCKAQMPDPKTYKQHFENKHPKNDLPEDLKAI from the exons ATGGCGCGCGGGCAGCAGAAGCTTCAGTCGCAGGCGAAGGCAGCAGAGAAGCAGTCCAAGCTGAAGAAGCAGCAGGGCCACAGCGCCACCGAGCAGAAGAAGGCCGCGCAGAAGGCACTCATCCACGTCTGCGTGCTCTGCAAG GCGCAGATGCCGGACCCCAAGACCTACAAGCAGCACTTCGAGAACAAGCACCCCAAGAATGACCTCCCAGAAGACTTAAAGGCTATCTAA
- the LOC141437882 gene encoding LOW QUALITY PROTEIN: probable malonyl-CoA-acyl carrier protein transacylase, mitochondrial (The sequence of the model RefSeq protein was modified relative to this genomic sequence to represent the inferred CDS: inserted 2 bases in 2 codons), with protein MFCATGRSCCARALALSRGMRRAGSGGGGDGESPLRRLLDGAATFGEPAAPGEGELRWATQPYARRGGAAGAGAAPREQPEDTVVLLFPGQGAQRVGMGLKLAHLPAARDLYQLASEILGWDVWRVCTSGPAEELAARVQPALLVTSLAALEALAEARPGAAGRARAAAGFSLGELAALVWAGALPLERALRLTELRAASMAAAAAARPGALLTVWLAADANLPHLLLRARDHAAAAGLPDPVCQVANHLYPHCKIVGGDEEALLFVERVGGRFGVRRSARVAGAAGAFHTPLMAPTTAVLRAALAACEVAAPRARVVSAVDARAYGDARSVAARLARHAAAPQRWEQTLQXLYARPSGARFPLTVALGPXTALRATLKQVNAKAWDSSIQIEV; from the exons ATGTTTTGCGCGACTGGGCGGTCGTGCTGCGCTCGGGCGCTGGCGCTTTCGCGCGGGATGCGGCGGGCGGgaagcggcggcggcggcgatgGCGAGAGCCCGCTGCGGCGGCTGCTGGACGGCGCGGCCACGTTCGGCGAGCCGGCGGCGCCGGGCGAGGGCGAGCTGCGCTGGGCCACGCAGCCCtacgcgcggcgcggcggggctgcgggcgcgggcgcggcgccgcgcgaGCAGCCTGAGGACACCGTGGTGTTACTGTTCCCGGGGCAGGGCGCGCAGCGCGTGGGCATGGGGCTCAAGCTGGCGCACCTGCCTGCCGCGCGCGACCTCTACCAGCTCGCCTCGGAAATTCTTGG ATGGGACGTGTGGCGCGTGTGCACGTCGGGCCCCGCGGAGGAGCTGGCGGCGCGGGTGCAGCCGGCGCTGCTGGTGACCAGCCTGGCGGCGCTGGAGGCGCTGGCGGAGGCGCGGCCGGGCGCGgcggggcgcgcgcgcgcggcggccggcTTCTCGCTGGGCGAGCTGGCCGCGCTCGTGTGGGCCGGCGCGCTGCCGCTGGAGCGCGCGCTGCGGCTGACCGAGCTGCGCGCGGCGTccatggcggcggcggcggcggcgcggcccgGGGCGCTGCTCACCGTGTGGCTGGCGGCCGACGCCAACCTGCCGCACTTGTTGCTGCGCGCGCGGGACCACGCGGCCGCCGCCGGCCTGCCCGACCCCGTCTGCCAGGTCGCCAACCACCTCTACCCGCACTGCAAGATCGTCGGCGGGGACGAGGAG GCGCTACTGTTCGTGGAGCGTGTCGGCGGGCGGTTCGGCGTGCGGCGGTCGGCGCgcgtggcgggcgcggcgggcgcgttCCACACGCCGCTGATGGCGCCGACGACGGCGGTGCTGCGCGCGGCGCTGGCCGCCTGCGAGGTGGCGGCGCCTCGCGCGCGCGTGGTGTCTGCGGTGGACGCGCGCGCGTACGGCGACGCGCGGTCGGTGGCGGCGCGGCTGGCGCGGCACGCAGCGGCGCCGCAGCGGTGGGAGCAGACGCTGC CGCTGTACGCGCGGCCGAGCGGCGCGCGCTTCCCTCTGACGGTGGCGCTGGGGC GAACCGCGCTGCGCGCCACGCTCAAACAGGTCAACGCGAAGGCCTGGGACTCCTCCATACAGATCGAAGTCTGA
- the LOC141438417 gene encoding very long-chain specific acyl-CoA dehydrogenase, mitochondrial-like — MAMLQYVTESLAYMVSGNMDTGARDYHLEAAISKVFASDAAWAVVDEAIQVLGGMGFMKGAGLERVLRDLRIFRIFEGTNDILRLFVALTGIQFAGSHLQELQRAFKNPTAHLGLIFSEAGRRAGRAVGLHSPADISPLVAPELRPAARELARCVDAFGQTVEGTLVRYGRAVVDEQFVLNRLASAAIDVYTTAVVLSRASRAARLQLPHAPHELRLAEAWAHEALARVPPRNLFIQIFVDHFLKTHFKQ, encoded by the exons ATGGCGATGCTGCAGTACGTGACGGAGTCGCTGGCCTACATGGTGTCGGGCAACATGGACACGGGCGCGCGCGACTACCACCTCGAGGCGGCCATCAGCAAGGTGTTCGCGTCCGACGCCGCCTGGGCCGTAGTGGACGAGGCCATCCAGGTGCTCGGCGGCATGGGCTTCATGAAGGGCGCCGGCCTGGAGCGCGTGCTGCGCGACCTGCGCATCTTCCGCATCTTCGAGGGCACCAACGACATCCTGAGGCTCTTCGTCGCGCTCACCG GCATCCAGTTCGCGGGCTCGCACCTGCAGGAGCTGCAGCGCGCGTTCAAGAACCCGACGGCGCACCTCGGGCTCATCTTCAGCGAGGCGGGGCGCCGCGCCGGCCGCGCCGTCGGCCTGCACTCGCCGGCCGACATCTCGCCGCTCGTGGCGCCCGAGCTGCGGCCCGCGGCGCGCGAGCTGGCCCGCTGCGTGGACGCGTTCGGCCAGACCGTCGAGGGCACGCTGGTGCGGTACGGCCGCGCCGTCGTCGACGAACAGTTCGTGCTGAACCGGCTCGCGTCCGCCGCCATCGACGTGTACACGACGGCCGTGGTGCTGTCGCGCGCctcccgcgccgcgcgcctgcAGCTGCCGCACGCGCCGCACGAGCTGCGGCTGGCGGAGGCCTGGGCCCACGAGGCGCTGGCGCGCGTGCCGCCGCGGAACTTATTCATTCAGATATTTGTGGACCATTTCCTGAAAACTCATTTCAagcaataa
- the Hydr1 gene encoding LOW QUALITY PROTEIN: abhydrolase domain containing Hydr1 (The sequence of the model RefSeq protein was modified relative to this genomic sequence to represent the inferred CDS: inserted 1 base in 1 codon) yields the protein MLAMFTYLLETRKELLVGLSLSVLYITYYLVEVVKKPVLVCRAGRFRSVLEGLPALRARFWATPWCVEARAQTVLGSALRSLLLPRARFRRQVLRLRDGGQVALDWLDAPGGAGAARPVLLVLPGLTGGAHADYVRCLARAARRLGAHAVVFNNRGCGGLPLTTPRLYCALSHEDLAEVVAAVAPAGAPLLAAAXSLGGLILGQYLAARGARARVAAALAVSPPLDVVRGSACMERAGLNALLSRHMARNLRRTVAAAGLALGAARGARSVREFDAGFTTRHFGFGSVDAYYEAATLRDKLGAVAVPLLCLCAADDPFQPERVLPRREAERSARVALAVPARGGHIGFLEGWWPAREDQYIARLAEQYFAALLAEPELLHRPPPEPDAEPAPLAPTTVAAE from the exons ATGTTGGCTATGTTTACGTATTTGTTGGAAACGAGGAAGGAGCTGCTAGTGGGGCTGTCATTATCAGTATTATACATAACCTATTATCTAGTGGAAGTAGTCAAG AAGCCTGTGCTGGTGTGCCGCGCGGGCCGCTTCCGCTCGGTGCTGGAGGGGCTGccggcgctgcgcgcgcgcttCTGGGCCACGCCGTGGTGCGTGGAGGCGCGCGCGCAGACCGTGCTGGGCTCGGCGCTGCGCTCGCTGCTGCTGCCGCGCGCGCGCTTCCGCCGCCAGGTGCTGCGCCTGCGGGACGGCGGGCAGGTGGCGCTGGACTGGCTGGACGCGccgggcggggcgggggcggcgcggccAGTGCTGCTCGTGCTGCCGGGGCTGACGGGCGGCGCGCACGCCGACTACGTGCGCTGCctggcgcgcgcggcgcggcggctggGCGCGCACGCCGTGGTGTTCAACAACCGCGGCTGCGGCGGGCTGCCGCTGACGACGCCGCGGCTGTACTGCGCGCTGAGCCACGAGGACCTGGCGGAGGTGGTGGCGGCGGTGGCGCCGGCGGGCGCGCCGCTGCTGGCGGCCG TGTCGCTGGGCGGGCTGATCCTGGGGCAGTAcctggcggcgcgcggcgcgagggcgcgcgtggcggcggcgctggcggTGTCCCCGCCGCTGGACGTGGTGCGCGGGTCGGCGTGCATGGAGCGGGCGGGGCTGAACGCGCTGCTGTCGCGGCACATGGCGCGCAACCTGCGGCGCAcggtggcggcggcggggcTGGCGCTGGGcgcggcgcggggggcgcgctcggtgcgcgagttcgacGCGGGCTTCACGACGCGCCACTTCGGGTTCGGGTCCGTGGACGCGTACTACGAGGCGGCCACTCTGCGCGACAAGCTGGGCGCGGTGGCCGTGCCGCTGCTGTGCCTGTGCGCGGCCGACGACCCCTTCCAGCCGGAGCGAGTGCTGCCGCGGCGCGAGGCCGAGCGCAGCGCGCGCGTGGCGCTGGCGGTgccggcgcgcggcggccaCATCGGCTTCCTGGAGGGCTGGTGGCCGGCGAGGGAGGACCAGTACATCGCGCGCCTCGCCGAGCAGTACTTCGCCGCGCTGCTGGCCGAGCCCGAGCTGCTGCACCGGCCGCCGCCGGAGCCCGACGCGGAGCCCGCCCCGCTCGCCCCGACCACCGTGGCGGCCGAGTAG
- the LOC141438455 gene encoding LOW QUALITY PROTEIN: DNA repair protein complementing XP-A cells homolog (The sequence of the model RefSeq protein was modified relative to this genomic sequence to represent the inferred CDS: deleted 1 base in 1 codon), with translation MASEVATADASGGALTAAQRARMERQRQRARALHDARLAGARGGRGGPAPPRPAPARDTGGGFLLEEEPAAPRAPAHAPAPLAHRSLQPDCLECGRALAHSYLLDTFDYSVCDECRDDAEAHALVTRTEAKEQYLLKDCDLDKRSPALRCVRRRNPHRAHYSDMRLYLRAQVAERALQVWGDEAALEAERAAREERRLKAAATAERRRLRELRLAARSSLVRTRGAAPHQHAWGPERLRDEDLYERACTTCGHVETYEKM, from the exons ATGGCTAGCGAGGTGGCAACGGCGGACGCCTCCGGCGGCGCTCTGACGGCGGCGCAGCGCGCGCGCATGGAGCGCCagcggcagcgcgcgcgcgccctGCACGACGCGCGGCTGGCGGGGGCTCGCGGGGGCCGGGGCGgc cccgccccgccccgccccgcccccgcgcGCGACACCGGCGGCGGCTTCCTGCTGGAGGAGGAGccggcggcgccgcgcgcgcccgcgcacgcgcccgcgccgctcgcgcACCGCAGCCTGCAGCCCGACTGCCTCGAGTGCGGCCGCGCCCTCGCGCACTCCTACCTGCTGGACACGTTCGACTACAGCGTGTGCGACGAGTGCAG GGACGACGCGGAGGCGCACGCGCTGGTGACGCGCACGGAGGCCAAGGAGCAGTACCTGCTGAAGGACTGCGACCTGGACAAGCGGTCGCCGGCGCTGCGCTGCGTGCGGCGCCGCAACCCGCACCGCGCGCACTACAGCGACATGCGGCTGTACCTGCGCGCGCAGGTGGCCGAGCGCGCGCTGCAGGTGTGGGGCGACGAGGCGGCCTTGGAGGCcgagcgcgcggcgcgcgaGGAGCGCCGGCTGAAGGCGGCCGCCACGGCGGAGCGCCGGCGCCTGCGCGAGCTGCGGCTGGCGGCGCGCTCGTCGCTGGTGCGCacgcgcggcgccgcgccccACCAGCACGCGTGGGGGCCCGAGCGGCTGAGGGACGAGGACCTCTACGAGCGCGCCTGCACCACCTGCGGACACGTCGAGACCTACGAGAAGATGTAG